One region of Termitidicoccus mucosus genomic DNA includes:
- a CDS encoding DNA gyrase/topoisomerase IV subunit A, translating into MARHKTPNNPDDQSELPLDNANLGALWAALKRPTPAGDTGAPAKSTPARPAKPSSESTQAKPAPAPEPAVPEPAASAPAAPAPDALPDGAPAPEPAATATGVTSDAPTAPSDDPASAGAPPAEPPPDGPAPAKLENSPDAPLVRHYKSWFLEYASYVILDRAVPHIDDGLKPVQRRILHTLFEMDDGRFNKVANVVGAAMRFHPHGDASIEAALVGIAQRGLLIEPQGNFGNILTGDGAAASRYIEARLTPFAREVVFNPKTTVWQLSYDGRAREPVTLPVKFPLVLAEGAEGIAVGLSTKILPHNFNDLCRASINLLLEKQDGKSHYRKIYPDFPTGGIADFSEYNDGERGGKVKVRAKIEQRTKYLLAITELPYGVTTTSLIESILAANAKGKIKVKHVDDNTADQVEILVHLPQGSDPDQLVQQLYVFTDCQVTLSPAACVIEIGENGNDKPVFTSVSDILRRGTDRTLALLKQELEIKLGELEQQWHWDSLVRIFIEEKIYKLIETCKTKEAADEAIRKGLQPFLKRLRREVTHEDITKLGDIPIKRTAAYNRFKADEEIKSIEAGIADVKNSLKNLIAHAIKWFEMLQEKYGKGRKRRTTYDEIEQISAAEVVSANQRLYVNREEGFIGLNWRQHEFVTECTILDDVICFMADGTMKVVRVADKVFMGPGIIHVAVLPKDGDTAFYTMVYQDKKTGKAFAKRFQVGGVTREKLYSLVASEGSKVVWFDIAAKEADMPAKLDIELSGRCSARKKEFTFDAGGLSVGARGVKGITVTEYPVKRVKKG; encoded by the coding sequence ATGGCCAGACACAAGACACCGAACAATCCCGACGACCAATCCGAGTTGCCGCTCGACAACGCCAACCTCGGCGCACTGTGGGCCGCGTTGAAACGCCCCACGCCCGCCGGCGACACCGGCGCGCCCGCGAAATCCACCCCGGCGCGCCCCGCCAAGCCGTCATCCGAATCCACCCAAGCCAAACCCGCGCCCGCTCCGGAGCCTGCGGTTCCCGAGCCCGCGGCGTCCGCGCCAGCCGCCCCCGCCCCGGACGCGCTGCCCGATGGCGCCCCGGCTCCCGAGCCCGCCGCCACCGCGACGGGCGTCACAAGCGACGCCCCCACGGCTCCCTCCGACGATCCCGCCTCCGCCGGCGCACCGCCCGCCGAACCGCCGCCCGACGGCCCCGCGCCCGCCAAGCTCGAAAACTCCCCCGACGCGCCGCTCGTCCGGCACTACAAGTCCTGGTTTCTCGAGTATGCCAGCTACGTCATCCTCGACCGCGCCGTCCCGCACATCGACGACGGCCTGAAACCCGTCCAGCGCCGCATTCTCCACACGCTCTTCGAGATGGACGACGGCCGCTTCAACAAGGTCGCCAACGTCGTCGGCGCCGCCATGCGCTTCCACCCGCACGGCGACGCCTCCATCGAGGCCGCGCTCGTCGGCATCGCGCAACGCGGCCTGCTCATCGAGCCGCAGGGCAACTTCGGCAATATCCTCACCGGCGACGGCGCCGCCGCCTCGCGTTACATCGAGGCGCGCCTCACGCCCTTCGCCCGCGAAGTGGTCTTCAACCCGAAGACCACCGTCTGGCAGCTCAGCTACGACGGCCGCGCCCGCGAGCCCGTCACGCTCCCCGTCAAGTTCCCGCTCGTCCTCGCCGAGGGCGCCGAGGGCATCGCGGTCGGCCTCTCGACCAAGATTCTCCCGCACAACTTCAACGACCTCTGCCGCGCCTCCATCAACCTCCTCCTCGAAAAACAGGACGGCAAAAGTCACTATCGCAAGATCTACCCCGATTTTCCCACCGGCGGCATCGCCGATTTCTCCGAATACAACGACGGCGAGCGCGGCGGCAAGGTGAAGGTCCGCGCCAAAATCGAGCAGCGCACCAAATACCTCCTCGCCATCACCGAGCTGCCCTACGGCGTCACCACGACCTCGCTCATCGAGTCCATCCTCGCCGCCAACGCCAAGGGCAAGATCAAGGTCAAGCACGTGGACGACAACACCGCCGACCAGGTCGAAATCCTCGTCCACCTCCCGCAGGGCAGCGACCCCGACCAGCTCGTCCAGCAGCTCTACGTCTTCACCGACTGCCAGGTCACCCTCTCGCCCGCCGCCTGCGTCATCGAGATCGGCGAAAACGGAAACGACAAGCCCGTCTTCACCAGCGTGTCCGACATCCTGCGGCGCGGCACCGACCGCACCCTCGCCCTCCTCAAGCAGGAACTCGAGATCAAGCTCGGCGAACTCGAGCAGCAGTGGCACTGGGACTCGCTCGTGCGCATCTTCATCGAGGAAAAAATCTACAAGCTCATCGAAACCTGCAAAACCAAGGAGGCCGCCGACGAGGCCATCCGCAAGGGCCTCCAGCCCTTCCTCAAGCGCCTCCGCCGCGAGGTCACCCACGAAGACATCACCAAGCTCGGCGACATCCCCATCAAGCGCACCGCCGCCTACAACCGGTTCAAGGCCGACGAGGAAATCAAGTCCATCGAGGCCGGGATCGCCGACGTGAAAAACAGCCTCAAGAACCTCATCGCCCACGCGATCAAGTGGTTTGAGATGTTGCAGGAAAAATACGGCAAGGGCCGCAAGCGCCGCACCACCTACGACGAAATCGAGCAGATCAGCGCCGCCGAGGTCGTCTCCGCCAACCAGCGCCTCTACGTCAACCGCGAGGAAGGCTTCATCGGGCTCAACTGGCGCCAGCACGAGTTTGTCACCGAGTGCACCATCCTCGACGACGTGATCTGTTTCATGGCCGACGGCACCATGAAAGTCGTGCGCGTGGCCGACAAGGTCTTCATGGGCCCCGGCATCATCCATGTGGCCGTGCTGCCGAAGGATGGCGACACCGCCTTCTACACGATGGTTTATCAGGACAAGAAGACCGGCAAAGCCTTCGCCAAGCGCTTCCAGGTTGGCGGCGTGACCCGCGAAAAACTCTATTCCCTCGTCGCCAGCGAAGGCTCGAAAGTCGTGTGGTTCGACATCGCGGCCAAGGAAGCCGACATGCCCGCGAAACTCGACATCGAGCTCAGCGGCCGCTGCTCGGCGCGCAAAAAAGAGTTCACCTTCGACGCCGGCGGCCTCTCCGTGGGCGCGCGCGGCGTGAAAGGCATCACCGTCACCGAATACCCGGTCAAACGCGTGAAAAAAGGCTGA